The Vicingus serpentipes genome includes the window CATTTATAGAATCGATTTTTTCATTTACATCTTTAAACAATAAATGGTATTTATAATCATCTACAACAATTTCAGTAGCTTTTCCAGTCTGATTAACCGTATGTTCATTTAAGCCTCTATTATTTGTAACTGAGGATGTTTTCGCATCATAAAATTTATAATAATGGATTGAAGTATCAATGTGAGTTATAAAACTATCTTTAACAGCATAATAACGAGTATACACATTGTTTTTTTCACCAAGATAATACAAAGCTGAATCTATTCCGTAAGGTTGTATTTCGGATTGTTTAGGTGTTTCCGTTACTCGAGTTAGTTTTTTCGAATTATAATCCAATACCCAAATATCATAAAAGTGATTAAATAATTCATCCCCTTTTGGTTCATAACCCAATGAATCATTTGTTCGATTAGAGGTAAAAACAATTTGAGAAGAATTTTCAATAAATTTTGGATTTAAATCATCAAAAACATCTTTGGTTAAAGGTTTTTGAGAGTTAGCTCCAACATTATACAGATATAAATCAGACTGACCTTTTGCTAAAGCAGATAAAACCATTTGTTTGCCATCATCCGCATAGGCAAAATCTAAAACTTTTTCTAAATTAAACAATGGTTTCTCCTGAATTCCTCCTGAATTGATGTCAAAATAATGCATTAATAACAATCCTTTTTCTTCTGTTACAAACGCCAACACCTCGCTTGCTGGATGCCAAGCCAAAACTGGATAAGATTTATCATTAATTCGGTTTAATTTAAATTCACGCTTATATATTTTGTAACTTTTATCGTTTGATGGATAATAAACATAAAGCTTATACTGACCCATTTGATCTGTTATATAAGCAAAAGCCTCTCCGTTTGGACTAGCTTTAAACTGCCGGTACTCTCTTCTTTTTTTAATTTTTAATTGATCAAAAGCTTGGTATTGTTCTGGTTTCGATTTATAATTCTCAAATTCATGTTGGTAATAAGCAATCCATTCTTCATTTAAAGATTTAGTATTCATACCTAAAACATATAAAAACCCTCTATCCACACTTTGAGTAATACGAGTCATATATAAAATATTTGAAATAACCGACTCACCATATACTTCAGCAATATATGCCCACAAAGAATGACCTGCAATTATAGCTTCTTGATCATTTAATCGATTAAATTTCACATACTTACCTGAGCTAATTCCATCTCTAACCTCATTTTCAATTTTTGGATTCCAATTATTTGAAATATAAGAAGATAAACCTTTTAAATACCAATCGGGCAATGATAATAAACTTGAGTTTTTCAGTACTTGAGTCCAACTAGAGCCATATACTTGTTGATTAACCAAAACGGTAGCTATCCCCTCTTTAATTTGTCGGTCAAAATCGGCATGATTTCCATTAAAATAGATAAATACCTTAGAGCCCATTATCTGAGTTAAACCAGCTATTTCGCCATTTTCTAATCCTAAACCGATATTACTTTGCTTAAAGTCAGACTGTTTATTATAGATAATAAACTGGATTTTATCTCTTAAATCAAAGTCGAAAAGTTCTTCTTGTTCTAGTAAATATTTTCGAGCTGCTTTAGATGTATAAACCGCTAAATCTTTACCTCCAGTATAAAAATAGGTTTCGTATTGTTCAAATCGATAATATTTCCATTCAAACTCCTTAAATTGAACTCTGTTTTTACCAAACCCAACATTTGTTCCATTGTAAAACTGTGCTTGCAAAGTCCCTGATAGAGATATCAGGAAAAAAAGCACTACTGATAATTTTATATGAATACTTTGAGTATTAATAACTATTGTTTTGAAACGATTCGTAAAAATAAAGATTTTATAGTGATTTACTCCTTCTAATTACTTTAATTAAAACCCTTTTAATATTACTTTTGTTGTTTAAAAACAAGGCAAAAAATGATAACTATACACCACTTTACTTTTAACGGATTTCAGGAAAACACTTACCTTTTGTATGACGAAACAAAAGAATGTGTAATTATTGATCCGGGCTGCTACTCTAATACCGAACAACAAGAATTAGTTGACTTCATTGAAAAAGAAGGCTTAAAACCTGTTAAGTTATTAAATACGCATTGCCATATCGACCATATTTTAGGTAACAATTTTGTTTCAAAAACATTTAATATTGGGTTGGAAATGCATGAAAAAGACTTACCAACATTGCATACTACTACCGAATATGGTCATTTGTATGGCTTTACAGTTGATCAATCTCCTGAACCAACTAATTTCTTAAATGAAGGCGATATAATTTCTTTTGGAAACAGTACTTTAGACATTCTTTTTGTACCTGGACATGCTCCCGGACATATTGTTTTTGTTAATCATGAGCAAAAGTTTGCCATAAACGGAGATGTTTTATTTTATGGAAGCATTGGTAGAACCGATTTGCCTGGTGGTGACCACCAAACATTAATAAATAGCATTAAAACCAAAATATTTGCTTTGCCTAACGACTTTACAATTTATACAGGTCATGGCCCGGCTACTACTATAGGATTTGAAAAAGCTAACAACCCTTTTTTACAATAAATATAGTTGAAAGAAGTTGGCAAAATAAGAGAGCAGAGTTACACTCCTAAAAAAGACAAATCAAGAAGATTTATTACCCTTGCTATTTTTGCTTTTTTTGTAGGTACTTTTCTAATTATGGGATTTTTCCCTATTACTTTTATTAGTTTATTTACAACTTCAAAACTTATCGTTTTATTTACGGTAATCGGATTTTTAATTCCATTAAAAATATACAGCAAATACTTTCATTTTATAAAATATGAAACCATAATATTTAATATTCTAGGTGTTGGTCCTTTTTTAACTGGCTTATTTTTATGCTTAAACTTTTTATTTACTTCAAATCTACAAACAGCTAAATATGAGTTCAATGGATTTAAAACAAATAGTAACACCGTCGACTTATTAATTATAGAAAACAAACCAGAACTACCCATTGAAGCTTTTAATTGTCCACCCGAAATTTTACATCAAATGAAAGGAAATATTTTAAAAATCACTACTGGCGATGGACTGTTCGGTTTTGGAGTAATTAAAGACCGAGAAATTATTGCGAAAGATTATTAATCTTCAACTCACTTACTACAATTTCAGATTCATAGCCTTTAGAAAGAAGATAACGATATAGTTTATCTCTAAGTTCTAAATCGTCTTTTTGATTTAAAAGTGCTTTTTTCTTTTCAATTAAATATTTGATTGTTTTTTTATAATCTTCTTCATCAATATCGCTCAAATTCTTCTCAACTTCAGCCCCTCTTATCTTTTTTTGGAGTAACCCAGCTTTAATTTTATTTCTTCCCCACTTTTTAATTAAAAACTTTCCTCTAACGTAGTCTTCAACATATCTATTTTCATTTAAAAAGTCTTGGTCTATTAATGCATCTATTAATTTATCCCAATCTGATTTAGATAAACCCCAAGCCAAGAGTCGATTTTCAACATCTAAAACACAACGCTCTTGATAAACACAGTATCGCATAGCTTTTTCAAGCGCTTTTTGATAATCTATTTTTTTAGTTTTAATCTGCATTAATACACTAACTTTGTTCTCTCAAAAATAAACAATTGAAAAACAAAAAAGCACTAACCTTATTATTTACTGCTAATGCTATTTCTGGCTTTGCACAAGGTATAAGCATGTTAGCTATCCCTTGGTATTTTGCAGATGTTTTACACGATAGTGCTTCTTTTGGTATTATTTATTCTATCACAACTTTAGCCACACTTTTTTGGGGTTTATATTCAGGAACTCTAATCGATCGATTCCCTCGGAAAAATATTTTTTTAGCTTTATGTGCTTCAGGTTTTATTATTTTAACAACTGTAGCTAGTATTGGTTATTATTTAGGAGAAGTACCAACAATACTTGTTGCGCTTGTTTTTTGTGCAACCATATTTAATTACAATATGCACTACCCTAATCTTTATGCTTTTGGACAAGAAATAACCGAAAAAGAAAATTATGGAAAAACAAATTCCTTAATAGAAATTATTGGACAATCTACCAGTGTATTATCAGGAGCTTTCGCCGCACTATTATTAACTGGAATCAATAATGAATTATTGAACAGTTTAGGATTAGACTTTATAGCTGGATTAAGCATAAAACCTTGGAAACTCCATGAAATATTTTTACTTGATGCCTGCACATATGTAGTTGCTTTTTCACTTATTTGGTTTATAAAATACACTCCTGTAAAACCTAAAATTAT containing:
- a CDS encoding BamA/TamA family outer membrane protein, which produces MLFFLISLSGTLQAQFYNGTNVGFGKNRVQFKEFEWKYYRFEQYETYFYTGGKDLAVYTSKAARKYLLEQEELFDFDLRDKIQFIIYNKQSDFKQSNIGLGLENGEIAGLTQIMGSKVFIYFNGNHADFDRQIKEGIATVLVNQQVYGSSWTQVLKNSSLLSLPDWYLKGLSSYISNNWNPKIENEVRDGISSGKYVKFNRLNDQEAIIAGHSLWAYIAEVYGESVISNILYMTRITQSVDRGFLYVLGMNTKSLNEEWIAYYQHEFENYKSKPEQYQAFDQLKIKKRREYRQFKASPNGEAFAYITDQMGQYKLYVYYPSNDKSYKIYKREFKLNRINDKSYPVLAWHPASEVLAFVTEEKGLLLMHYFDINSGGIQEKPLFNLEKVLDFAYADDGKQMVLSALAKGQSDLYLYNVGANSQKPLTKDVFDDLNPKFIENSSQIVFTSNRTNDSLGYEPKGDELFNHFYDIWVLDYNSKKLTRVTETPKQSEIQPYGIDSALYYLGEKNNVYTRYYAVKDSFITHIDTSIHYYKFYDAKTSSVTNNRGLNEHTVNQTGKATEIVVDDYKYHLLFKDVNEKIDSINALNSNISDSLTQNKSIEKPIDNFILFNPIKLAPDSAVAEVNIDKYIFEKEKSKIQKNTVVIGGKDNLKDSVITEFKLPNQRNYNLSFFNDNSGIKLSNSFVNQEYQIFTGGPFTAPDVGGVMKLGVIDLFEDYRLFGGIRMSSGSREYFITYQNLVHRWDKEYTFMRTTADATNGFDVFGVTTNMLKYSSKYPFSEVASIQLTGGFRNDITVVKSIDRASLEAKNLNEYRGVFKAAYVFDNSLPKMLNIYYGTKFKLFAEYYQEALDDYDGVNGNMQVVGFDFRHSFKLSRELIWVNRIAASSSFGKEKLIYYLGSVDGWFDQASWADRFINQEDINPNINYRFQALASNLRGFPQNIRRGSNFAVINSEVRLPVFSYFIRRPIRSNFIRNFQVIGFTDAGMAWDGLDPFGKENRVTKDVLRDGPLTVTVYKDIYPIVGGYGFGIRSTVLGYFLRADWAWGVEDGVSKKRPVFYLSLNLDI
- a CDS encoding MBL fold metallo-hydrolase produces the protein MITIHHFTFNGFQENTYLLYDETKECVIIDPGCYSNTEQQELVDFIEKEGLKPVKLLNTHCHIDHILGNNFVSKTFNIGLEMHEKDLPTLHTTTEYGHLYGFTVDQSPEPTNFLNEGDIISFGNSTLDILFVPGHAPGHIVFVNHEQKFAINGDVLFYGSIGRTDLPGGDHQTLINSIKTKIFALPNDFTIYTGHGPATTIGFEKANNPFLQ
- a CDS encoding regulatory protein RecX; translated protein: MQIKTKKIDYQKALEKAMRYCVYQERCVLDVENRLLAWGLSKSDWDKLIDALIDQDFLNENRYVEDYVRGKFLIKKWGRNKIKAGLLQKKIRGAEVEKNLSDIDEEDYKKTIKYLIEKKKALLNQKDDLELRDKLYRYLLSKGYESEIVVSELKINNLSQ
- a CDS encoding MFS transporter — protein: MKNKKALTLLFTANAISGFAQGISMLAIPWYFADVLHDSASFGIIYSITTLATLFWGLYSGTLIDRFPRKNIFLALCASGFIILTTVASIGYYLGEVPTILVALVFCATIFNYNMHYPNLYAFGQEITEKENYGKTNSLIEIIGQSTSVLSGAFAALLLTGINNELLNSLGLDFIAGLSIKPWKLHEIFLLDACTYVVAFSLIWFIKYTPVKPKIIDTGSIATRLKQGLIFLKKYPLLFYFGTASFAIFVVLLIHVHQLMPIYVNNHLKASGGIYAIAEMTYALGALLAGIGIRWVFKNTNSVKAIIILMIASIIAFELLVVTKSPYILSFVCFVLGISNAGSRILRITYLFNHIPNHIIGRTGSVFQALNILSRFLLISIFAIPFFGFNNNIIYAYIIGGLFILASIIPLTIFYKKLISFKIDEE